The following proteins come from a genomic window of Gossypium raimondii isolate GPD5lz chromosome 5, ASM2569854v1, whole genome shotgun sequence:
- the LOC105769409 gene encoding EPIDERMAL PATTERNING FACTOR-like protein 2 — protein sequence MSSSPNYVCCHRNRLLVVLLFLLVSSLTQVTFMAAEGRSLSRLLEVAQKETEEEDKPFMMRSLIGSRPPRCERKCSSWPNCEAIQVPVTTLFKNRRDRHFSAALFSISFSRGDDISNYKPMSWKCKCGNLICNP from the exons atgagcAGCTCTCCCAATTATGTTTGCTGCCATAGAAATAGACTCCTTGTTGTCTTGCTGTTCCTCCTGGTTTCAAGCTTGACCCAAGTTACATTCATGGCTGCTGAAG GAAGGTCTCTTTCCAGGTTGCTTGAAGTAGCTCAG aaagaaactgaagaagaAGATAAGCCATTTATGATGAGAAGTCTGATAGGGTCAAGGCCGCCAAGGTGTGAGAGAAAGTGCAGTTCTTGGCCCAACTGTGAAGCAATTCAAGTTCCTGTCACAACACTATTCAAAAACCGTAGAGACCGCCATTTCTCAGCTGCATTGTTCTCAATATCTTTCTCTAGAGGAGATGACATCTCAAATTACAAGCCCATGAGCTGGAAATGCAAGTGTGGGAACCTGATTTGTAACCCTTGA